The Nocardia sp. NBC_00508 nucleotide sequence GCTACGGGAAGCGGCCAGGAACGCGTCGACCACCTCGCGCTGCCGGTCCCGATCGGCCACGGCCCGCGCGCCCTGGACTCGCCGCCGGGCCCGGCTGGCGAGCTGGCGGGCGGCCGCCGACGTTTTGCCGACGATGGGGGCGATCTCGTCGAACGGCACGGCGAACATATCGTGCAGCACGAACGACAACCGCTCCGCGGGCGAGAGCGTGTCCAGCACCACCAGCAGTGCGAGGCCGACCGAGTCGCCGATCACCGCTTGCTGTTCCGGGCCCGCGTCCTCCGGCCCGAGGACAAGTTCGTGTTCGTCGAGCGGCTGTTCACGGCGCGTGCCGCGGGAGGAGAGCATGTTCAGGCACACCCGTGCCACCACCGTGGTCAGCCAGCCGCCGAGGTTGTCGATCTCCGCCGCGTCGGACCGGCTCAGCCGCACCCATCCCTCTTGCACGGCGTCGTCGGCTTCGGCGGCGGAGCCGAGCATGCGGTAGGCCATCGCCCGCAACTGGCCGCGCTGCTGCTCGAATCGGCGCGCCAGAAACTCCATGTCGTCGGCCATCGTCCACTCCCTTGCCCGGCACACATCGTGCGCGGATGGATTGCCCGGCGGTCCATTCTGCCGCCCGGCCCGGTCATCACCATGACCGTCGAACCCCGCCTTGTGTGACGGTGGCGGAAACTTTTCCGCGATCGGTTGTCACATCGGCCGCGGCGGGCTGGTCATACCCGCGACGGCGAAATCCGCCGGGTACTGAAACCGCAGGAGTCATCATGACCGCAGGACTGCAGACGATCATCTACCCCGTCACCGACCTCGCGAAAGCCAAGAGCGTGTTCGCCGCGCTGCTGGGCGTGGACCCGATCGCCGACACCCCGTACTACGTCGGCTACCGGGTCGCGGGTCAGGACATCGGCCTCGACCCGAATGGGCACGCGGGCAAGGGCATGACCGGCCCGATCGGGTACTGGCACGTCGAGGACATCGAGAAGCGGATCGCGGCGCTGGTCGAGGCGGGCGCGACGGTCGACCGGGAGCCCAAGGACGTCGGCGGCGGCAAGCTGATCGCCACCATCACGGACGCGGACGGCAACATGATCG carries:
- a CDS encoding VOC family protein yields the protein MTAGLQTIIYPVTDLAKAKSVFAALLGVDPIADTPYYVGYRVAGQDIGLDPNGHAGKGMTGPIGYWHVEDIEKRIAALVEAGATVDREPKDVGGGKLIATITDADGNMIGLLQP
- a CDS encoding sigma-70 family RNA polymerase sigma factor — translated: MADDMEFLARRFEQQRGQLRAMAYRMLGSAAEADDAVQEGWVRLSRSDAAEIDNLGGWLTTVVARVCLNMLSSRGTRREQPLDEHELVLGPEDAGPEQQAVIGDSVGLALLVVLDTLSPAERLSFVLHDMFAVPFDEIAPIVGKTSAAARQLASRARRRVQGARAVADRDRQREVVDAFLAASRSGDFQALLTLLDPDVVLRVDAAALASGAAGALGPDAVARTFSGRAKAARLALVDGRAGAVWAVGGTTRVVFDFTVTEGRIVAIDLVADAETLAQMQLEIPAK